The Acidaminococcales bacterium genome window below encodes:
- a CDS encoding DUF4125 family protein — protein MKETIKRIIDMEWDMFDKVHNVSGRAACQDDEVTFRRMRGSHFEAWDSETLKSYLGDLEEAAAENRNLLSEKYAYMMEYTAPEEFAAIKELLPDVPEGKKLLIRKITDRSMKWHSEFAGKYPLLASRGRPGGRDGETPGNVSVETYMLGELATYSPRTLQKYDEYLAGLEAKGRNASIMAIENTVRKYGYASLDDAERKMGAH, from the coding sequence ATGAAGGAAACGATAAAACGCATCATTGACATGGAATGGGACATGTTCGACAAAGTCCACAATGTTTCCGGCCGTGCGGCCTGCCAGGACGACGAGGTAACTTTCCGGCGGATGCGGGGAAGCCATTTCGAAGCCTGGGACAGCGAAACGTTAAAAAGTTATTTGGGCGATCTTGAGGAAGCGGCCGCCGAGAACCGCAACCTGCTGAGTGAAAAATACGCTTACATGATGGAATATACCGCGCCGGAAGAGTTTGCGGCCATAAAGGAACTTTTGCCGGACGTGCCGGAGGGCAAAAAGCTTCTGATCCGCAAAATAACGGACCGAAGCATGAAATGGCACAGCGAATTCGCCGGGAAATATCCGCTCCTGGCCAGCCGCGGGCGGCCGGGCGGCCGGGACGGGGAAACGCCGGGCAACGTATCGGTCGAAACATACATGTTGGGCGAGCTTGCCACCTATTCCCCGCGGACGCTGCAAAAATACGACGAATATCTTGCCGGGCTGGAGGCAAAAGGGCGCAACGCGTCCATAATGGCGATCGAAAATACTGTGCGAAAGTATGGGTACGCATCCTTAGACGATGCGGAAAGGAAAATGGGGGCGCATTGA
- a CDS encoding undecaprenyl-diphosphate phosphatase, whose protein sequence is MDGLAQAVIVGVVEGLTEFLPISSTGHMIIVGNAIGFKGEMAGVFEVAIQLGAILSVIYLYRQKFARFFTRGGLDPAGGLSVWHVGAGMAPVMGTAFLAHGYIKNYLFSPYTVAVGLILGGALMLAAEKGGAGGALDETDQMTVKQAFLIGLFQILALWPGFSRSGSTISGGLFLGLSRRAAAEFSFIVAVPVMFAACLYDLHKNFALLDAGNLALLAVGSAVACLTASLSIAWFVKFLNKSSLKSFAVYRFLLAAVTFWYFS, encoded by the coding sequence ATGGACGGACTTGCGCAAGCGGTAATTGTCGGCGTGGTGGAAGGGCTAACGGAATTTTTGCCGATTTCTTCCACCGGGCACATGATTATCGTTGGCAACGCGATTGGGTTCAAAGGCGAAATGGCCGGCGTTTTTGAAGTGGCCATACAACTCGGCGCCATACTTTCGGTGATTTACCTTTACAGGCAAAAATTCGCGCGCTTTTTTACCCGCGGCGGCCTTGACCCGGCCGGCGGCCTCAGCGTGTGGCATGTGGGCGCGGGAATGGCGCCGGTGATGGGGACGGCGTTTTTGGCGCACGGCTATATAAAGAACTATCTCTTTTCGCCTTACACGGTAGCCGTCGGGCTCATATTGGGCGGCGCGCTCATGCTGGCGGCGGAAAAGGGCGGCGCGGGCGGCGCGCTTGACGAGACGGACCAAATGACCGTAAAGCAAGCGTTCCTGATCGGCCTGTTTCAGATACTCGCCCTATGGCCGGGATTTTCGCGTTCGGGCTCGACTATTTCCGGCGGGCTTTTCCTCGGCCTTTCCAGGCGGGCGGCGGCGGAATTTTCCTTTATCGTCGCCGTGCCGGTCATGTTCGCGGCCTGTCTGTACGATCTGCACAAAAATTTCGCCCTCCTCGATGCCGGCAACTTGGCGCTGTTGGCGGTCGGTTCCGCAGTGGCCTGCCTTACAGCTTCTTTGTCCATTGCGTGGTTCGTCAAATTCCTGAACAAATCAAGCCTGAAGTCTTTTGCCGTTTATCGCTTTTTGCTGGCGGCCGTTACCTTTTGGTATTTTAGCTGA
- a CDS encoding NUDIX hydrolase, with product MAGKIARLKCTRCRKVAYENPIVGVAGMVFDPKGRILMVRRGRGATCAGLWCIPCGYVEYEEDVRAAAVRELQEETGLSVRTAQVFAVHSNFHDPAQHTVGIWFLCDVLSGQVRPGDDADRAEWFSPEDPPPLAFPTDKLVLGEWTEKAKKSKPRREQH from the coding sequence ATGGCGGGGAAAATCGCCCGTTTAAAATGCACGCGCTGCCGGAAAGTCGCTTATGAAAACCCCATAGTAGGCGTCGCCGGCATGGTTTTTGACCCCAAAGGCAGGATACTCATGGTCAGGCGCGGCCGGGGCGCGACTTGCGCCGGCCTGTGGTGCATACCCTGCGGTTACGTGGAATATGAGGAAGACGTGCGCGCGGCGGCCGTCCGCGAACTGCAAGAAGAAACCGGCCTGTCGGTAAGGACGGCGCAAGTGTTTGCCGTCCATTCCAATTTCCACGACCCGGCGCAGCATACCGTCGGGATATGGTTTCTCTGCGATGTTCTATCGGGCCAGGTCCGGCCGGGGGACGACGCGGACCGGGCGGAATGGTTTTCGCCGGAAGATCCGCCGCCGCTGGCTTTCCCAACCGATAAGTTAGTGCTTGGCGAATGGACAGAGAAAGCCAAAAAATCCAAACCGCGCCGCGAACAGCATTAA
- a CDS encoding 6-phosphofructokinase — MLNKRTIGVLTGGGDCPGLNAVIRAVVRSAMRVGWRVYGIENGFAGLVEDQMQLLDEFSVSGILPRGGTILGTTNRDNPFHYAVLENEAVVYKDLSDKAISNLRRHNIETLVVIGGDGSLRIAEKLSAKDVNVVGVPKTIDNDIPGTERTFGFDTAMSIATEALDRLHTTAESHHRVMVLEVMGRNSGWIALHAGIGGGAHCVVIPEIPYKIDSLINKIDARRKTGRTYSLIIIAEGAKPLGGDVTIARMVEGSFEAVRLGGVGQKLAQEIEDLTKIESRCTVLGHLQRGGTPTPFDRVLCTRYGAAAFRACMEEKFGTMVALQKDEIITVPLDSVADKPNDVSPTSELVTVGKSIGICFGD, encoded by the coding sequence ATGCTAAACAAAAGGACTATAGGCGTTCTTACGGGCGGCGGCGATTGTCCGGGGCTCAACGCGGTAATAAGGGCGGTGGTGCGGTCGGCGATGCGCGTGGGCTGGCGCGTATATGGCATCGAGAATGGGTTTGCCGGCCTGGTCGAGGACCAAATGCAGCTTTTGGACGAATTTTCCGTCTCCGGCATTTTGCCGCGCGGCGGCACAATCTTGGGAACTACCAATCGCGACAACCCTTTCCATTACGCAGTTTTGGAAAACGAAGCCGTTGTTTACAAAGACCTCAGCGACAAGGCGATCAGCAACCTGCGCCGCCACAATATTGAAACGCTGGTGGTGATAGGCGGCGACGGAAGCCTGAGGATTGCCGAAAAGCTCAGCGCCAAAGACGTCAATGTCGTGGGAGTGCCCAAGACCATTGACAACGACATACCCGGCACGGAGCGGACTTTTGGTTTTGATACCGCCATGTCGATTGCCACGGAAGCCCTTGACCGCCTGCATACTACGGCTGAGTCGCATCACCGCGTCATGGTGCTGGAAGTCATGGGGCGCAACTCCGGCTGGATCGCCTTGCACGCGGGGATTGGCGGCGGGGCGCATTGCGTCGTCATTCCGGAAATCCCCTATAAAATAGACTCACTCATAAATAAAATTGACGCGCGCAGAAAAACCGGGCGCACCTACAGCCTGATCATCATCGCCGAAGGCGCGAAGCCGTTGGGCGGCGACGTAACCATCGCCCGTATGGTGGAAGGCAGCTTTGAGGCGGTGCGGCTTGGCGGCGTAGGGCAAAAACTCGCGCAGGAAATAGAAGACCTTACGAAGATCGAATCGCGCTGCACGGTACTTGGCCATCTGCAAAGAGGCGGCACGCCCACGCCTTTTGATCGCGTACTTTGCACAAGGTACGGGGCGGCGGCTTTCCGGGCCTGCATGGAAGAGAAGTTCGGCACGATGGTCGCGCTGCAAAAAGACGAAATAATCACCGTGCCGCTGGACAGCGTCGCGGACAAGCCTAACGATGTATCGCCGACCAGCGAATTGGTAACTGTCGGCAAAAGCATCGGCATCTGTTTCGGCGACTGA
- the brxF gene encoding BREX-3 system P-loop-containing protein BrxF, with protein MDLQIEGLLACIDAAKGKSHRLVLVTGNPGSGKSQILREASAKKKWDYIDCRTLVSDEIIELLPAMRASKAPGIMGDILEGYDADVLLLDRVQTLFTPVLQLNPLALLRSLSEKYTLVVAWPGYYKDGNLFFERAGEPAPLKFDATDLIVWSVEESKKGKGS; from the coding sequence ATGGACTTGCAAATCGAAGGACTTTTAGCTTGCATAGACGCGGCGAAGGGCAAGTCGCACCGATTGGTATTGGTTACCGGCAATCCTGGCAGCGGCAAAAGCCAAATACTGCGCGAGGCTTCGGCAAAAAAAAAGTGGGACTATATTGATTGCCGGACGCTGGTATCTGATGAGATAATTGAGCTGTTGCCGGCTATGCGGGCGTCAAAGGCGCCCGGCATCATGGGCGACATTCTTGAAGGCTATGACGCGGACGTGTTGCTTTTGGACAGGGTCCAAACGCTTTTCACGCCCGTTTTGCAGTTAAATCCCTTGGCCCTTTTGCGCAGCCTGAGCGAAAAGTACACATTGGTTGTCGCCTGGCCGGGTTATTATAAAGACGGGAATTTGTTTTTTGAACGGGCGGGCGAGCCCGCCCCCTTGAAGTTCGACGCTACGGATCTGATTGTCTGGTCGGTCGAAGAAAGCAAAAAAGGGAAGGGAAGTTAA
- the sigH gene encoding RNA polymerase sporulation sigma factor SigH yields the protein MRTGAQHDLYINFENMSDEEIVVDAKAQSGIFAQEYLLNKYRNFVRAKARSYFLIGAEREDIIQEGMIGLYKAIRDFRAEKLSSFRAFAELCVTRQIITAIKTATRQKHIPLNSYISLNKPIYEEDSDRTLLDILSGSKTTDPEELIISREEFSSIEDKLNQILSDLEWRVLMSYLDGKSYQEIALELERHVKSIDNALQRVKRKLEKYLETRADDMDIHAVCKGLVAYNKTIVRRKYM from the coding sequence ATGCGGACAGGTGCGCAGCATGATCTTTATATCAATTTCGAGAACATGTCCGATGAAGAGATTGTAGTGGATGCCAAAGCGCAGAGCGGAATATTTGCGCAGGAATACTTGCTGAATAAATACCGTAATTTTGTGCGCGCCAAAGCGAGAAGTTATTTTTTGATCGGGGCGGAGCGCGAGGATATCATCCAAGAAGGCATGATCGGCCTTTACAAAGCGATAAGGGATTTTCGTGCGGAGAAGCTTTCGTCTTTTCGGGCGTTTGCCGAGCTTTGCGTTACCAGGCAGATAATTACGGCGATCAAGACCGCGACCAGGCAAAAGCACATACCGCTTAACTCCTATATTTCCCTTAACAAGCCCATTTACGAAGAAGATTCTGACAGGACGCTGCTCGACATCTTGTCAGGCAGCAAGACAACCGATCCGGAAGAGCTGATCATCAGCCGGGAGGAATTTTCCAGCATTGAGGACAAATTGAACCAAATACTCAGCGACTTGGAATGGCGTGTCCTCATGAGCTACCTTGACGGCAAGTCCTATCAGGAGATCGCCCTGGAACTGGAACGCCACGTCAAGTCCATCGACAACGCGCTGCAAAGGGTCAAACGCAAATTGGAAAAATATTTGGAAACGCGCGCGGACGACATGGACATACACGCCGTCTGCAAGGGGCTCGTTGCTTACAACAAAACCATTGTCAGAAGAAAATACATGTGA